One Methanomassiliicoccales archaeon genomic region harbors:
- a CDS encoding serine protein kinase RIO, translated as MNSKESLAYIERELEKLRQKNKGIEDRKVLDQVFDKDTLLAIYKLMSDGVFETVEFPISTGKEGNVFLCKREDESYVALKIYRVATATFKRISSYIEGDPRFKGLYGNHRKIIFAWAAKEFRNLQRFYEAGVRVPHPIRFYKNLLVMEYIGTEEAPAPLMKDVTLDDPQEIYETLVKYMRLSFQKAELVHGDLSEYNVLIHDNSPVIIDCGQAVLIDHPNAREYLKRDITNINEYFKSKKVKTLDSDEIFKVVMGEGLEDS; from the coding sequence ATGAACAGTAAGGAATCTCTGGCTTATATCGAGAGAGAGCTCGAGAAACTGCGCCAGAAGAATAAGGGTATAGAGGATCGGAAGGTACTCGATCAAGTCTTTGATAAAGATACACTCCTTGCAATTTATAAATTGATGAGTGATGGGGTCTTTGAAACTGTCGAGTTTCCCATCTCAACTGGCAAAGAAGGAAATGTATTTCTTTGTAAAAGGGAAGACGAGAGCTATGTAGCGCTCAAAATATACAGGGTAGCTACAGCTACCTTCAAGAGAATTTCTAGTTATATTGAAGGTGACCCTCGATTCAAGGGATTATATGGCAATCACAGGAAGATCATTTTTGCATGGGCAGCCAAGGAGTTCAGAAATCTCCAGAGATTCTATGAGGCTGGTGTGAGGGTGCCACATCCAATCAGATTTTACAAGAATTTGCTTGTGATGGAATATATAGGTACAGAAGAAGCGCCAGCGCCACTCATGAAGGATGTTACCCTGGACGATCCTCAGGAAATTTACGAGACCTTAGTAAAATACATGAGATTATCTTTTCAGAAGGCTGAGTTGGTCCACGGAGATCTCAGCGAGTATAATGTGCTCATTCATGATAACAGTCCAGTGATCATAGATTGCGGCCAGGCGGTGTTAATTGACCATCCAAATGCTAGAGAATATTTAAAAAGAGACATTACGAATATTAATGAGTATTTCAAATCTAAAAAAGTTAAAACTCTCGATTCAGATGAGATCTTTAAGGTCGTTATGGGTGAGGGACTTGAAGATTCTTAG
- a CDS encoding KH domain-containing protein, translating into MKILRIPAERVGVLIGRNGETKRLIENRTKVKLQINSDGEVVLDDHEVEDPIMSLVVVDIVKAIGRGFSPERALRLLEEDEYLETIDIREFVGKKKNHVTRMRARLIGTKGKTRKIIEDLTGASISIYGNTVSIIANSIQMPIAKTAVEMILRGSEHATVYRYLERSRPYLRIAEMGFD; encoded by the coding sequence TTGAAGATTCTTAGAATACCAGCAGAACGCGTCGGAGTCCTCATTGGCAGAAACGGCGAAACGAAAAGACTCATCGAAAATAGGACAAAAGTAAAGCTTCAGATAAATTCAGACGGCGAGGTTGTTCTCGATGATCACGAAGTGGAAGATCCTATCATGTCCCTGGTCGTCGTAGATATAGTGAAAGCAATAGGGAGAGGATTCTCTCCGGAAAGAGCATTACGACTCCTCGAAGAGGATGAATATCTGGAAACAATTGACATCAGAGAATTTGTTGGCAAAAAGAAAAACCATGTCACGAGGATGAGGGCGAGACTCATCGGTACAAAGGGGAAAACCAGGAAAATCATAGAAGACCTCACTGGCGCTTCCATTTCTATTTACGGAAACACCGTATCTATAATTGCAAATTCTATCCAAATGCCGATTGCAAAAACGGCAGTTGAAATGATCCTGAGGGGAAGTGAGCATGCCACTGTTTACCGCTATCTTGAGAGATCCAGACCCTATCTCCGGATTGCTGAAATGGGATTTGATTGA
- a CDS encoding tRNA pseudouridine(54/55) synthase Pus10 — protein MIQGHMHDLLSKAQLALKRDLCDHCLGRLFAQVRRGLTNKQRGESLRMAVALHSALIGKNIPSHDHCWVCGDLFWELDRFAEAAIKKLSSLEFETFLIGTKIDPEIVEREERLWGEVGGESAEAIKSELNREIGKLVEMKTGKQVDFDSPDVIAIIDTRFASVELEISPLFIFGTYRKYSRDIPQTRWICSVCRGKGCVRCQFKGKLYQTSVQELIGDPIMRAAGGVDHYFHGMGREDIDARMLGNGRPFIIEIRKPKKRKLDLPSLEKIINESANGLIEVLNLRMSSRSEVRKIKDATPDKVYRVEVKIDGKINKEKINEVVQSLKEIPITQRTPVRVAHRRADKVRKKKIIDVHIADMNDENIILIIKAEAGTYIKEFIHGDGGRTKPNFAEALGVPCEVKSLDVIEIAYDTGEE, from the coding sequence ATGATTCAGGGTCACATGCACGATTTACTATCAAAGGCGCAGCTCGCACTCAAGAGAGATTTATGCGACCACTGTCTCGGTAGGTTATTTGCTCAAGTCAGACGCGGATTAACAAATAAACAACGTGGAGAATCCCTAAGAATGGCTGTGGCCTTACACAGTGCGCTAATTGGTAAAAATATTCCATCTCATGATCACTGCTGGGTTTGTGGCGACCTTTTCTGGGAATTAGATCGATTCGCGGAGGCTGCGATCAAGAAGCTTTCATCGTTGGAGTTTGAGACTTTTCTCATTGGAACGAAAATCGACCCAGAGATCGTAGAGAGAGAAGAGCGGTTATGGGGGGAGGTTGGAGGAGAATCTGCTGAAGCTATCAAAAGTGAGCTAAATAGAGAAATAGGCAAGCTGGTAGAGATGAAAACGGGAAAACAGGTCGATTTTGATTCACCAGACGTTATTGCAATTATCGATACTCGGTTCGCCTCTGTTGAGCTTGAGATATCACCACTGTTCATCTTCGGGACGTACAGAAAGTATTCAAGAGATATACCTCAAACCCGTTGGATTTGTTCTGTTTGCAGAGGTAAAGGATGTGTACGTTGTCAATTTAAAGGTAAATTATATCAAACAAGTGTTCAGGAACTTATTGGCGATCCGATCATGAGAGCTGCGGGTGGAGTAGATCATTATTTTCACGGGATGGGGCGTGAAGATATCGATGCTAGAATGCTTGGGAATGGAAGACCGTTTATCATAGAGATTAGAAAGCCTAAGAAGAGGAAACTCGACTTGCCAAGCTTGGAGAAAATTATCAATGAATCTGCAAATGGTCTGATTGAAGTCCTTAACTTGCGCATGTCATCTCGATCTGAGGTAAGAAAAATTAAGGATGCGACACCCGATAAAGTTTATAGAGTCGAAGTAAAAATCGATGGCAAAATTAATAAGGAGAAGATTAATGAGGTAGTTCAATCACTCAAAGAAATTCCTATCACTCAACGAACACCGGTCAGGGTCGCTCATAGAAGAGCCGACAAAGTGAGAAAGAAGAAAATCATTGATGTCCACATCGCTGATATGAATGACGAAAACATAATCCTCATCATAAAGGCTGAGGCAGGAACATACATCAAAGAATTTATACACGGCGATGGTGGAAGAACGAAACCGAATTTCGCAGAAGCTTTGGGAGTACCCTGTGAGGTGAAATCGCTGGATGTGATAGAAATCGCTTACGACACTGGAGAGGAATGA
- a CDS encoding 50S ribosomal protein L21e, with amino-acid sequence MVKASKGPRCKSRNILKKSPRERGLSPITREFQKFEEGDKVSILIDSSVHRGAPDIRFHGKTGTIIGARGRAYVLSVKDGDKYKTVIARPEHLRRAS; translated from the coding sequence ATGGTCAAAGCGTCGAAAGGGCCAAGATGTAAGTCGAGGAACATACTCAAAAAGAGTCCAAGGGAGAGAGGTCTATCGCCGATTACCCGTGAATTTCAGAAATTTGAAGAAGGAGACAAAGTGAGTATTCTAATCGACTCCAGTGTTCATCGGGGCGCTCCTGATATCAGATTTCATGGAAAAACAGGCACCATTATTGGAGCCCGAGGTCGAGCTTATGTTCTCAGCGTAAAGGATGGAGATAAGTACAAGACAGTAATCGCAAGACCTGAACATCTGCGAAGAGCATCATAG
- a CDS encoding RNA polymerase Rpb4 family protein, with protein MTEEHFITLAEVEEILMEESKSRDLTSEQKLALDHATRLRKLSADKAKALREELGQLDFVSSTIACKLADILPTHPDDIRILFTKERLILEKKHIEQVLNIVQKYL; from the coding sequence GTGACCGAAGAGCACTTCATCACTTTAGCAGAGGTAGAAGAAATACTGATGGAAGAGAGCAAATCACGAGATCTTACGTCTGAACAGAAACTCGCTCTGGACCATGCTACTCGATTGAGAAAACTCTCTGCTGATAAAGCAAAGGCGCTTCGGGAAGAATTAGGGCAATTGGATTTTGTCTCTTCAACTATTGCATGCAAACTTGCTGATATTCTTCCCACTCACCCAGATGATATTCGCATTCTGTTCACTAAAGAGAGACTCATCCTCGAAAAGAAGCACATCGAACAGGTACTCAATATCGTGCAGAAGTATCTGTAG
- a CDS encoding DUF655 domain-containing protein, producing the protein MILEDYARIIDYLPQGLPSEKSFKREPIAYAVGETEFKLFELIPKTGVQIIIGQRVYIGKEASKRAEILHVKRRVGYSELTTAAQKELPFVIEEIVKSQESRFVQFFNDAQAITTRFHMLELLPGLGKKTMWAVLEERKKGKFKSFEDIAQRVPSIKHPEKLIARRIETELSDPTQKYHIFVAK; encoded by the coding sequence ATGATCTTGGAAGATTATGCTAGGATAATCGATTATTTACCCCAAGGGCTTCCTTCAGAAAAATCCTTCAAGAGAGAGCCAATCGCGTATGCTGTGGGTGAGACGGAATTTAAGCTATTCGAGCTCATTCCCAAAACTGGAGTCCAGATAATTATAGGACAAAGAGTTTACATAGGCAAGGAGGCTAGCAAGAGAGCTGAAATACTTCATGTCAAAAGAAGAGTAGGTTATAGCGAGCTGACCACAGCTGCGCAGAAGGAGCTACCATTCGTGATAGAGGAAATTGTGAAGAGTCAAGAATCGAGATTCGTTCAGTTCTTTAATGATGCCCAGGCGATAACAACGAGATTCCATATGTTGGAACTCTTGCCAGGTCTTGGAAAGAAGACGATGTGGGCAGTGCTTGAAGAGCGTAAGAAGGGTAAATTCAAAAGTTTCGAGGATATTGCGCAGAGGGTTCCTTCGATTAAGCATCCTGAAAAACTAATAGCTCGTCGCATTGAAACAGAACTTTCTGATCCTACTCAGAAATATCATATCTTCGTTGCTAAATGA
- the rsmA gene encoding 16S rRNA (adenine(1518)-N(6)/adenine(1519)-N(6))-dimethyltransferase RsmA — protein MRISEILEITKKYGVTPRKRKGQNFLVDERVANREVEYAQISKDDEVLEIGPGLGILTSRLVERASKVIAIEYDKGLARFIRDRFGEKVELIEGDALQIEFPAFDKIVSNIPYNISTPLLFKILGYKFDRAVLMIQKEFAERMVAMPGDEGYSRLSVGTYYRAHCELLEFVPRSRFWPAPDVDSMIISLTPRDPPFKVKDEMLYFSLVDLLFKYRRKKIGTVMRMKGIIANNIERLPFSNQRIETLTPEEIGILSDMIFDIIYSEKENDPKSP, from the coding sequence ATGAGAATTTCTGAGATTCTGGAGATTACAAAGAAATACGGGGTCACCCCGCGAAAAAGAAAGGGGCAGAATTTTCTTGTAGATGAGCGTGTCGCAAATAGGGAAGTTGAGTACGCACAAATATCGAAAGATGATGAAGTTCTCGAAATAGGACCAGGTCTGGGAATCTTAACATCAAGACTTGTAGAGAGGGCAAGTAAGGTAATAGCAATTGAGTATGATAAGGGACTAGCGAGGTTCATTCGAGATAGATTTGGAGAAAAAGTAGAACTCATTGAAGGAGATGCACTTCAAATCGAGTTCCCCGCATTTGACAAAATCGTTTCTAACATTCCATACAATATTTCAACCCCCCTACTTTTCAAAATCCTTGGATACAAATTTGATCGTGCAGTGCTCATGATTCAGAAGGAATTTGCTGAAAGAATGGTCGCAATGCCTGGTGATGAAGGATACTCAAGGCTTTCCGTGGGCACCTATTATCGTGCACACTGCGAATTATTGGAATTCGTTCCTCGATCTAGATTCTGGCCGGCTCCAGACGTAGACTCCATGATTATCAGCCTCACACCCAGGGATCCTCCCTTTAAAGTCAAAGATGAAATGTTATATTTTAGTCTAGTTGATTTGCTATTTAAATACAGACGAAAGAAAATAGGAACGGTCATGAGAATGAAGGGAATTATTGCCAATAATATTGAGAGATTACCCTTCTCGAATCAACGGATCGAAACTCTCACCCCGGAAGAAATCGGAATTCTTTCTGATATGATTTTCGATATCATTTACTCAGAAAAGGAAAACGATCCAAAATCGCCTTGA
- a CDS encoding DUF1611 domain-containing protein codes for MESAVILCEGKLSSTAGKTARGLVRYSKKFRIIGVIDSTNAGRDAGEVVDGIHRNIPVFSSIAEVLEYCPLRPQYLIVGVATVGGMLPQEFKPIIKEALQHGISVISGLHEFLANDEEFSQIAKSSGASIIDMRKEPPLTQLHKYRNLASKINAVRIPVLGTDAAIGKRTTAIEIVEGLNRLGVKSEFVATGQTGLLQGAKYGVPLDAIQGDYMVGELENAIYQAWLNEKPDIIIVEGQGALSHPAYVCGTRAIISATKPDAIILQHAPGRKYRTYDPELKLPMPDLDREIVLYEAFSNAPVIALGINHEGLPTNMVPSICRELEARFRIPAVDVFLEGPDRLVKAILDRFPFLSK; via the coding sequence ATGGAGAGCGCAGTAATACTCTGCGAAGGGAAGCTCTCTTCCACAGCTGGAAAAACGGCAAGGGGGCTTGTTCGATACTCGAAGAAATTTCGCATTATAGGAGTAATTGACAGCACGAACGCCGGCAGAGATGCTGGGGAAGTTGTCGATGGCATACATCGCAATATTCCTGTGTTTTCATCGATCGCAGAGGTGCTAGAATATTGCCCGCTAAGGCCCCAGTATCTTATCGTTGGTGTTGCCACCGTGGGTGGTATGCTTCCACAAGAATTTAAACCAATTATTAAGGAGGCACTACAACATGGCATTAGCGTAATTTCAGGTCTTCATGAATTTTTGGCTAATGATGAGGAATTTTCGCAGATCGCAAAGAGTAGCGGAGCATCGATTATAGATATGAGGAAAGAACCCCCACTTACGCAACTGCATAAATATAGAAATCTAGCTAGTAAAATCAATGCGGTGAGAATACCAGTTCTGGGTACCGATGCGGCAATAGGAAAAAGAACTACTGCGATCGAGATTGTTGAAGGACTGAACAGATTAGGTGTTAAATCAGAGTTTGTGGCAACAGGGCAGACCGGATTACTACAGGGTGCCAAATACGGTGTGCCTCTTGATGCCATTCAAGGTGATTATATGGTAGGAGAGCTTGAGAATGCAATTTACCAAGCATGGTTGAATGAAAAGCCAGATATTATTATCGTTGAGGGGCAGGGAGCACTAAGCCATCCGGCGTATGTTTGTGGGACTCGGGCCATAATCTCAGCTACCAAGCCAGATGCAATTATATTGCAGCATGCACCTGGGCGCAAATATAGAACTTATGATCCAGAACTAAAACTTCCCATGCCAGATCTGGATAGGGAAATAGTTCTCTACGAGGCATTTTCTAACGCCCCTGTTATCGCCTTGGGCATAAATCATGAGGGACTTCCCACAAATATGGTTCCGTCGATTTGCAGAGAGCTAGAGGCTAGATTTAGAATTCCAGCCGTGGATGTCTTCTTGGAAGGTCCTGACAGGCTTGTCAAGGCGATTTTGGATCGTTTTCCTTTTCTGAGTAAATGA
- a CDS encoding corrinoid protein, producing MIYEEIAQALVDGEGERVIALVERALDSEGKPPEEIIQQGLAKGMERLGELYELGERFLVDLIVASDAFKKSIEIIKPRLAKMASYEKFSNTVVIGTVEGDIHEIGKKLVGVMLEVEGFQVIDLGPDVSPERFSIEVKRNCAKILGMSSLITTTMINAERTIKKLEEDNIRNRIKIMIGGAPVDEEFVKRIGGDAYGKDAFEAATVAKTIIISEDRSLS from the coding sequence TTGATCTATGAAGAGATTGCCCAGGCTCTTGTCGACGGAGAAGGCGAAAGAGTGATCGCTCTCGTCGAAAGGGCTCTAGATTCTGAGGGGAAGCCTCCAGAAGAGATCATTCAGCAAGGACTTGCGAAAGGCATGGAGAGGCTCGGAGAATTGTACGAATTAGGAGAAAGGTTCCTTGTCGATTTGATCGTCGCATCTGATGCCTTCAAGAAATCAATAGAAATCATAAAACCTCGACTAGCGAAAATGGCTTCGTATGAAAAGTTCTCAAATACTGTGGTCATTGGGACTGTAGAAGGAGATATCCACGAGATTGGAAAGAAGCTCGTTGGTGTGATGCTCGAGGTTGAAGGTTTCCAGGTTATAGATTTAGGTCCTGATGTCTCCCCTGAACGATTTTCAATCGAAGTGAAAAGAAACTGTGCGAAAATCCTCGGAATGTCTTCACTGATCACAACGACGATGATCAATGCAGAAAGAACAATAAAAAAGCTAGAGGAAGACAATATTCGGAACAGGATTAAGATAATGATTGGGGGCGCTCCAGTTGATGAGGAATTCGTGAAGAGAATCGGTGGCGATGCATACGGAAAAGATGCGTTCGAAGCTGCGACAGTTGCGAAAACAATCATCATCTCAGAAGATCGGTCGCTTTCATAA
- a CDS encoding radical SAM protein → MKEGERGYCGIWENRNGHIHCITGDDAIADVYCDPLPTNCVASWTCPGCTKIGFPRYSFVNGPEYGYKNLAVFYGACSFDCLFCQNWQYRFMTHSKSPVMSVAQLASTIDNETSCICYFGGDPTPFIDHSIRLSKKILSDLDRILRLCWETNGSMARKYAKDIGKLALDSGGCVKIDLKAWNERLHKILCGASNDWAIKNIELLADIGLSRKEVPLLIVSTLLIPGYIDEFEIAAIASFLADLDPDIPYSLLAFQPQYMMLDLPSTSMEQAKKCMKAARDAGLKNVNLGNPWLLI, encoded by the coding sequence ATGAAAGAAGGAGAGCGAGGATACTGTGGTATATGGGAAAACCGTAACGGGCATATTCACTGCATAACTGGTGACGATGCTATCGCAGATGTTTATTGTGATCCATTACCGACAAACTGTGTGGCATCGTGGACGTGTCCAGGTTGCACTAAGATCGGTTTTCCAAGGTACTCCTTCGTCAACGGTCCAGAATACGGATACAAGAATCTTGCTGTTTTCTATGGGGCCTGTAGCTTTGACTGCCTTTTCTGTCAAAATTGGCAATACAGATTCATGACTCACTCAAAATCCCCAGTTATGAGTGTGGCTCAATTGGCCTCGACGATCGATAATGAAACCTCTTGTATTTGCTATTTCGGTGGGGATCCGACCCCTTTTATTGATCACTCCATTAGGCTTTCTAAAAAGATTTTGTCTGATCTGGATCGCATTTTGCGTCTCTGTTGGGAGACGAATGGATCGATGGCTAGGAAATATGCCAAGGACATAGGAAAATTGGCTCTTGACTCTGGAGGATGTGTTAAGATCGATTTGAAAGCGTGGAATGAGAGATTACACAAGATCCTCTGCGGCGCCTCAAATGATTGGGCAATAAAAAACATCGAGTTACTTGCAGATATTGGCCTATCAAGAAAGGAAGTTCCGCTTCTCATTGTTTCTACATTGTTGATACCAGGTTACATAGATGAATTTGAGATTGCAGCAATTGCATCGTTTCTTGCAGACTTGGATCCAGATATTCCTTACTCCCTCCTTGCGTTTCAACCCCAGTATATGATGTTAGATCTTCCTTCAACTTCAATGGAACAGGCAAAGAAATGTATGAAGGCTGCCAGGGACGCCGGTTTGAAAAATGTAAACCTTGGGAATCCATGGCTCCTGATTTGA
- a CDS encoding PrsW family intramembrane metalloprotease, with the protein MDLGLFGIILVIFSALLPSIFYVLWVRNAEICRREPLALVFLVLFFGATGAFGAAFIIESSLVFLIFENETLLNKFLWSLFQPSPEISLFIIAVLLAPVVEESVKAGGVFLSYKRIIEFEDGLVYGAAIGLGFAATENIVYFSDALQTGFNVFLVTAIMRTLTSTILHASSTAVSGYGICKWKLFRQIGQHSGWLKYLVVGIILHGSFNFFAIMGLLFSSGMEAYFIGLLLCFILATVAFRIMRLKIRELDAAYGCKPHRET; encoded by the coding sequence ATGGACCTAGGATTATTTGGAATAATTCTCGTAATATTCTCAGCTTTGCTTCCATCAATTTTCTACGTGCTGTGGGTGAGAAATGCCGAGATCTGCAGGAGAGAACCGCTTGCTCTGGTATTTCTGGTATTGTTCTTTGGAGCAACGGGAGCGTTTGGTGCTGCTTTTATCATTGAAAGCTCATTGGTCTTCCTGATATTTGAAAATGAGACCCTCCTCAATAAATTTCTTTGGAGCTTGTTTCAGCCAAGCCCTGAGATATCGCTGTTCATAATTGCGGTTCTGTTAGCTCCAGTTGTTGAAGAGTCCGTTAAAGCTGGTGGCGTGTTTTTGTCATACAAGCGAATTATTGAATTTGAAGACGGACTGGTGTATGGTGCTGCCATCGGACTGGGTTTTGCAGCTACGGAGAATATCGTCTACTTCAGCGATGCACTGCAAACTGGATTTAACGTATTTCTCGTCACTGCTATAATGAGAACTCTAACATCAACAATTCTTCATGCGAGCTCTACCGCCGTGTCTGGTTATGGAATCTGTAAATGGAAATTATTCAGACAGATTGGACAGCATTCCGGTTGGTTGAAGTATTTGGTTGTTGGCATCATATTGCATGGATCGTTCAATTTCTTTGCAATAATGGGGCTGCTATTTTCGAGCGGAATGGAAGCATACTTCATCGGCCTTCTATTGTGCTTCATTCTCGCAACAGTTGCATTTAGAATTATGCGGCTAAAGATCCGAGAGCTAGATGCGGCTTACGGCTGCAAACCGCATCGGGAGACTTAG